Genomic window (Leptospira kirschneri serovar Cynopteri str. 3522 CT):
ATGGAAATCATCCACTCGCTGGTGTAGATTTGGTTTTCGATGTAGAACTTACAGGAATTCGAGAAGCTACTCAAGAAGAAATTTCACACGGACACGTTCACGGAGAAGGTGGGCATCACCATCATTGAAGTGTCTTGGAAAGAAGAACTAAATCCGGCTCAAATGGAAGCGGTACTGACTCAGGACGGGCCAGTACTCGTTTTAGCAGGTGCAGGTACAGGCAAAACTAAAACCATTGTTAGTCGATTAGCACAATTGGTTTCTTCCGGTGTCCCGGCGTCTTCCATTTTGTTACTTACTTTTTCTAGAAAAGCCGCCAGAGAAATGATTCTCAGGGCTTCTACGATCGGTAATAAAAAATGCTCCGAAGTTCAAGGTGGAACTTTTCATTCTTTTTGTAACGGAGTTTTGAGAAAATTCGCTCCCGTTTTAGACATTTCTTCTGGGTTTACAATTTTAGATGAATCTGATTGTCTAGATGTGTTTCAATTTTTAAGAAACGAAAAAAATTTCGGTAAAACTAAATCTAGGTTTCCTTCCAATGAAACCTTAGTATCCATCCACAGCGAAATTCAAAATACAGGAAAATCGCTTCCTAGTATATTAGAAAAAGATTATCCTTTATTTATACAAAAGGTCAAAGACATTTCTCAAATTTTTGAAGACTACAAGTCTTATAAAAAAGAACGATCTCTTTTAGATTACGACGACCTACTCTATTTTACCAGAGACCTTCTTGCTAATCATCCAGGGGTCAGAAACGCACTTTCCGAAAAATACAGATTTATCATGGTAGATGAATTTCAAGATACAAATAAAATACAAGCACATATAGCGTGTCTTCTTGCTTCGGAACATTCCAATTTGATGGTGGTTGGAGACGACGCTCAGTGTATTTATACGTTTCGAGGAGCTTCCGTCAGAGGTATTTTAGATTTTCCTAAAATATTCCCAAATACAAAAACGATCTTTTTAGAAAAAAATTATAGAAGCACACCTTCCATTTTAAATCTCGCAAACGAAGTACTTAGAAATTTTTCGGAAAAATACGACAAATATCTTTTTACGGATAACGAGAATGGTCCAATTCCGCAAGTTCTACAATTCGAAGATGAATTGGAAGAAGCGGAAGGAATTTCCAAAATTCTTTTAGAAAAAAGAGAGGAAGGAATTCCGTTTCAAAAAATGTGTGTTCTTTTTCGCGCTGGGTGGAATTCAAATCAACTCGAACTTGTACTCGCAAAACGGAATATTCCTTTTGTGAAATTCGGTGGAAAAAAGTTTGTTGAAACCGCTCATATCAAAGACTTACTTTCTTTGTTAAAATTACTTGTAAATCCCCTAGATTCTGTTTCTTGGATTCGGACTTTAAAATTAATTCCAGGGATTGGAAACGCGAAGGCCAATTCTATTTTAGATAAGATTCGAAAGTCATCCGGTTCTT
Coding sequences:
- a CDS encoding ATP-dependent helicase, whose protein sequence is MSWKEELNPAQMEAVLTQDGPVLVLAGAGTGKTKTIVSRLAQLVSSGVPASSILLLTFSRKAAREMILRASTIGNKKCSEVQGGTFHSFCNGVLRKFAPVLDISSGFTILDESDCLDVFQFLRNEKNFGKTKSRFPSNETLVSIHSEIQNTGKSLPSILEKDYPLFIQKVKDISQIFEDYKSYKKERSLLDYDDLLYFTRDLLANHPGVRNALSEKYRFIMVDEFQDTNKIQAHIACLLASEHSNLMVVGDDAQCIYTFRGASVRGILDFPKIFPNTKTIFLEKNYRSTPSILNLANEVLRNFSEKYDKYLFTDNENGPIPQVLQFEDELEEAEGISKILLEKREEGIPFQKMCVLFRAGWNSNQLELVLAKRNIPFVKFGGKKFVETAHIKDLLSLLKLLVNPLDSVSWIRTLKLIPGIGNAKANSILDKIRKSSGSFEVLSEENETTIGKYIYPLYNLYQKYKENHSEVKKMVSEFIDYYRVLLEKNYDDSKRRSEDLDAVLGFSLKYNSLNDFLSDLTMDPTSLSLDKMKPDDTDSDLLNLSTVHSAKGLEFDLVFVLNTTEGIFPSSKNSNIEEERRLFYVAITRARKELYFTRPSLAQSRSGPYYTKLSRFLNEIQFPEKVYELKLMSGKSVSKNSFANQDSFVKNTNDSFSRIQDYFGN